The Alphaproteobacteria bacterium genome includes a region encoding these proteins:
- a CDS encoding lytic murein transglycosylase, with amino-acid sequence MNKISKVFVVAVGLFLGACSSVKVVDNPDFEQWLKQVKVEAISQGISKSTVQKAFEKVSFKERLISLDRNQPEVKKTMAVYLEQVVNPVRITQGQKFYLENRKKLKQVSEEYSVPEEFIVALLGLETNYGERFGNDYVIGALATLAYDKRRSEFFKKELFNALKILDDGHISIDNMKGSWAGAMGQNQFMPSSFIHYAVDYNKDGKKDIWKSKDDVFASTANYLKRAGFDKNQKWGRAVTLPENFDKELLGLGTKKTVQEWEVLGVRNKNGLELPTSNMQGSIIAPDGLEEQAYLIYNNFRVFMKWNRSYHFATSVGLLSDRIREVK; translated from the coding sequence ATGAATAAAATAAGTAAGGTTTTTGTTGTAGCTGTTGGGCTATTCTTAGGAGCATGCTCTTCAGTTAAAGTTGTTGATAATCCTGATTTCGAACAGTGGTTAAAGCAAGTTAAGGTAGAGGCTATATCTCAAGGTATATCAAAATCAACAGTTCAAAAAGCTTTTGAAAAAGTTTCTTTCAAAGAGAGGTTAATTTCATTAGATAGAAATCAACCGGAAGTTAAAAAGACAATGGCAGTTTATTTAGAACAAGTTGTTAATCCAGTTAGAATAACACAAGGTCAAAAATTTTATTTAGAAAATAGAAAAAAATTAAAGCAGGTGTCTGAAGAGTATTCTGTACCTGAAGAGTTTATAGTTGCACTGTTGGGGTTAGAGACTAATTACGGAGAAAGATTTGGTAATGATTATGTAATTGGAGCTTTAGCAACATTAGCTTATGATAAAAGAAGATCAGAATTCTTTAAAAAGGAATTATTTAATGCTTTGAAAATATTAGATGATGGACATATCTCAATAGATAATATGAAGGGCTCTTGGGCTGGAGCTATGGGGCAAAATCAATTTATGCCATCCAGCTTTATACATTATGCTGTTGATTATAATAAAGATGGTAAAAAAGATATTTGGAAGAGTAAAGATGATGTCTTCGCATCTACCGCTAATTATTTAAAAAGAGCTGGTTTCGATAAAAATCAAAAATGGGGAAGAGCTGTTACTTTGCCTGAAAACTTTGATAAAGAATTGTTAGGTCTTGGTACAAAAAAAACGGTTCAAGAATGGGAAGTTTTAGGTGTTAGAAATAAGAATGGTTTAGAATTACCAACATCTAATATGCAAGGATCTATTATAGCTCCAGATGGACTTGAGGAGCAAGCTTATTTAATCTATAATAATTTTAGAGTTTTTATGAAATGGAATAGGTCTTATCATTTCGCAACTTCAGTTGGTCTTTTATCTGATAGAATTAGAGAAGTTAAATAA
- a CDS encoding septal ring lytic transglycosylase RlpA family protein → MKKSILILVCLFLLSGCTGVRLVGHVFKLILPFDNTEEAKGVYKVGNPYVINGVKYYPKEDWEYDKIGVASWYGGGDDDFHGKKTANGEIYNTRAMTAAHKTLPMPCFVRVTNLKNGRRVILRINDRGPYVKNRIIDVSQKAAELLGFDDKGTTKVRVQILGKESKKIARLARRGKDISNIKYPKDVRKIKVVENDMDKYIYKSEPVLVNKNIYVQAGSFSIYENAEKMKLALEQLGNVKLEEIVINGSTYHRVQIGPMASIEEADSMLNVLSGMGINSSKITIK, encoded by the coding sequence ATGAAAAAAAGTATCTTAATTTTAGTTTGTTTATTCTTATTAAGCGGGTGTACAGGTGTTCGCTTAGTTGGTCATGTTTTTAAACTAATTTTGCCTTTTGATAATACAGAAGAAGCAAAGGGAGTTTATAAGGTGGGTAACCCTTATGTAATAAATGGTGTTAAGTATTACCCAAAAGAAGATTGGGAATATGATAAGATTGGTGTTGCCTCTTGGTATGGGGGCGGAGATGATGATTTCCATGGCAAAAAAACAGCTAATGGAGAGATTTATAATACAAGAGCAATGACAGCAGCTCATAAAACTTTACCAATGCCTTGTTTTGTTAGAGTAACGAATCTGAAAAATGGAAGAAGAGTTATTTTAAGAATTAATGATAGAGGTCCTTATGTTAAAAATAGGATAATTGATGTGTCTCAAAAAGCAGCAGAGCTGTTAGGCTTTGATGATAAGGGAACAACAAAAGTTAGAGTTCAAATTCTAGGAAAAGAAAGTAAAAAAATTGCAAGGTTAGCAAGAAGAGGGAAAGACATATCTAATATAAAATATCCTAAAGATGTTAGGAAAATAAAAGTGGTAGAGAACGATATGGATAAGTATATATATAAGTCTGAACCTGTATTGGTTAACAAGAATATATATGTGCAGGCGGGGTCTTTTTCAATTTATGAAAATGCAGAGAAAATGAAATTAGCATTAGAGCAATTGGGTAATGTTAAGCTTGAGGAAATTGTTATAAATGGTAGCACCTATCACAGGGTGCAAATAGGACCTATGGCTTCTATTGAAGAAGCTGATTCAATGTTAAATGTTTTATCAGGGATGGGAATTAACTCATCAAAAATAACGATTAAATAA
- a CDS encoding TraM recognition domain-containing protein: MAKDTNLEFEGAKFDMRTPEQRISEFLSKPEVACSIFVFSVFLMFFLKSSLYFVNLIFIINLLFYFWYRKLDIGLEYKYPLQSKGMKHHPECSKADGMMFLGNQKKKDAEDNRELWISNSDARTHILFLGTTGSGKTEGLKLLSTNALTWGSGFVYVDGKADTDLWASLYSLARRFGREDDLLLLNYMTGNSDDGGKSNSMNPFANGSASYLTNLLVGLMDEAGGDNAMWKGRAISLMTAIMPALTWQRDHEGLLLDVDSIRKTLTLDKVVALYRNKNLPKKIAKGVFGYLDTLPGYVDSAFDDDGKEKPQGPDDPPHDLSTCYQQHGFLSMQFTRSLGSLADEYGYIFKQNLADIDINDVVLNRRMMVVMIPILEKSGDEAANLGKIVASSIKGMMGASLGSDVEGSWQDIIENKVTRANSPFVTIFDEVGYYTSQGMAAMAAQARSLGFSLVFAGQDLAAMEKRVKEEAKSITANCNLKIFGKLEDPGPTKDFFEKNVGKIDVVVQKGLELKTGFFKSKVSRKEGLSVESSSIVSYGELRKQGPGHVHMVFGGKVAEVQMTYIQPSKLPAIRMQTFLKVQPGISESFKENFKFSEQLMSKFRNPNWSAAKDIAVDGLSENEILASVKEGFQNAYDKSKQGTETGTVAISNLFSKEDLDEDENLDYFSKFFDDEGDSNKSDDDDFMSLLDNKKEENILDDMDLDDFQKMLDSYKSDDFKDTPPFADEEEVKQIKEDANKEDVYKPTIDLTNTLPWEQNNQDISDEVVNNALNEIWGRDQIDAPIIANESKKEMSGDFVQAMKKYLSPDGMDRKAVVNAILRATADLISDNVAVAGDHAESLKEFAESISEEELETKPEVVEENKEEEMLEKSEKDLENDDISLSEVETEEDFNDFFS, translated from the coding sequence ATGGCAAAAGATACCAATCTGGAATTTGAAGGGGCAAAGTTCGATATGAGAACCCCAGAGCAAAGGATAAGTGAATTCTTATCTAAGCCTGAGGTTGCTTGTTCTATATTCGTTTTTAGTGTCTTTTTAATGTTCTTCCTAAAATCATCTCTGTATTTTGTTAATTTAATATTTATTATAAATTTACTATTCTATTTCTGGTATAGAAAGCTAGATATAGGTCTAGAATATAAATATCCATTACAAAGTAAAGGAATGAAACATCACCCAGAATGTAGTAAAGCTGATGGTATGATGTTCTTAGGTAACCAAAAGAAAAAAGATGCCGAAGATAATAGAGAATTATGGATTTCTAACTCTGATGCAAGAACTCATATACTGTTTTTAGGTACTACAGGTTCTGGTAAAACAGAGGGGTTAAAATTATTATCAACTAATGCTCTTACTTGGGGGTCTGGTTTTGTTTATGTCGATGGTAAAGCTGATACGGATTTATGGGCTTCATTATACTCGTTGGCTAGAAGATTTGGTAGAGAAGATGACCTTCTTTTATTAAACTACATGACTGGTAACTCTGATGATGGAGGAAAGTCAAACTCTATGAACCCATTTGCAAATGGTTCTGCTTCGTATCTAACTAATTTATTAGTTGGTCTAATGGATGAAGCTGGTGGCGATAATGCTATGTGGAAAGGTAGGGCTATATCTCTTATGACAGCCATTATGCCTGCTCTTACTTGGCAAAGAGATCATGAAGGACTCCTGCTTGATGTTGATTCAATTAGAAAAACTCTAACACTTGATAAAGTTGTAGCTCTTTATAGAAATAAAAATTTACCAAAGAAAATTGCAAAAGGTGTGTTTGGTTATCTTGATACTTTACCAGGATATGTTGACAGTGCTTTTGATGATGATGGTAAAGAAAAACCACAAGGTCCAGATGATCCTCCACATGATTTGTCTACATGTTATCAACAACATGGATTTCTATCAATGCAATTTACAAGATCATTAGGATCTTTAGCAGATGAATATGGGTATATTTTTAAACAAAATTTAGCAGATATAGACATTAACGATGTGGTTTTAAATCGTCGTATGATGGTTGTTATGATTCCTATTTTAGAAAAATCTGGAGATGAGGCTGCTAACTTAGGTAAAATCGTGGCATCTTCTATTAAAGGTATGATGGGTGCTTCTCTTGGTTCCGATGTTGAGGGTAGCTGGCAAGATATTATTGAAAATAAAGTAACAAGAGCTAATTCTCCTTTCGTTACTATTTTTGATGAGGTAGGTTATTATACATCTCAAGGTATGGCGGCTATGGCAGCACAAGCCCGTTCTCTTGGTTTCTCTCTTGTTTTTGCAGGACAAGATTTGGCAGCTATGGAGAAGAGGGTTAAAGAAGAGGCAAAATCAATTACTGCTAACTGTAACTTAAAAATATTTGGTAAATTAGAAGATCCTGGTCCAACAAAAGATTTCTTTGAAAAGAATGTTGGTAAAATTGATGTTGTTGTACAAAAAGGATTGGAGCTTAAGACAGGGTTCTTCAAATCTAAAGTTTCTAGAAAAGAAGGGTTGTCTGTTGAATCATCAAGTATTGTTAGTTATGGTGAATTGAGAAAACAAGGGCCGGGGCATGTGCATATGGTATTTGGAGGTAAGGTTGCTGAAGTTCAAATGACATATATTCAACCTTCTAAGCTTCCTGCTATTAGAATGCAAACTTTCTTGAAAGTTCAACCAGGTATATCAGAAAGTTTTAAAGAAAACTTTAAGTTTTCTGAACAATTGATGAGTAAATTTAGAAACCCAAATTGGTCAGCAGCTAAAGATATTGCAGTTGATGGTTTATCTGAGAATGAAATCTTAGCCTCTGTAAAAGAGGGGTTCCAGAATGCTTATGATAAGAGCAAACAGGGAACTGAAACAGGAACTGTAGCGATTTCTAATTTATTCTCAAAAGAAGATCTTGATGAAGATGAAAATCTAGATTATTTCTCTAAATTCTTTGATGATGAAGGAGATAGTAATAAGTCTGATGATGATGATTTTATGAGCTTATTAGATAATAAAAAAGAAGAAAACATATTAGATGATATGGACCTTGATGATTTCCAAAAAATGTTAGATTCATATAAATCAGATGACTTCAAAGACACTCCTCCATTCGCTGATGAAGAAGAGGTAAAGCAGATAAAAGAAGATGCTAATAAAGAAGATGTTTATAAACCTACAATTGATTTAACAAATACTCTTCCATGGGAGCAGAATAACCAAGATATATCTGATGAAGTTGTTAATAATGCTCTGAACGAAATATGGGGTAGAGATCAGATAGATGCTCCGATAATAGCTAATGAGTCTAAAAAAGAAATGTCAGGTGATTTTGTTCAAGCTATGAAAAAGTATTTATCTCCAGATGGTATGGATAGAAAAGCAGTTGTTAATGCTATATTAAGAGCAACAGCTGATTTAATATCTGATAATGTTGCTGTCGCTGGAGATCATGCTGAAAGCCTAAAAGAATTTGCTGAATCTATATCAGAAGAAGAATTAGAAACTAAACCAGAAGTAGTTGAAGAGAATAAAGAAGAAGAGATGTTAGAAAAGTCTGAAAAAGACCTCGAAAATGATGATATTAGTTTAAGTGAAGTCGAGACAGAAGAAGATTTTAATGATTTCTTCTCATAG
- the dnaN gene encoding DNA polymerase III subunit beta, whose amino-acid sequence MKIIVEQSSILRVLSHIQSIVERKNTIPILSNVMIKAENNKLLLTATDMDIEIIESIDAEVIESGATTVPAHTLYDIVRKLQDGSQVTIEQSDDINVSISSGKSNFNLGSLPSDDFPVMSNEESEFNFSISVSDFTKIIDKTKFAISTEETRYYLNGVFFHEKEGNLVAVSTDGHRLAKVEIEAPQGSAGMPGVIIPRKTILEIRKLVDSFDGALNINLSENKIIFTIDSIKFTSKLIDGTFPDYERVIPKGNDKVLTLNPKEFSTTVDRVSTVATDKTSAVSLKISENQVNISVNAPDCGFAKDEIAATYSGEELEIGFNSRYLIEVAAQVSGKQCEFNLSDSASPALIKDLEDEKAVYVLMPMRT is encoded by the coding sequence ATGAAAATAATAGTAGAACAAAGTTCAATACTTAGAGTATTATCTCATATTCAAAGCATAGTTGAAAGAAAGAACACTATTCCGATTTTATCTAATGTTATGATAAAAGCAGAAAACAATAAACTTTTATTAACAGCTACAGACATGGATATAGAAATCATTGAATCTATTGATGCAGAGGTTATTGAATCAGGAGCAACAACAGTTCCAGCTCACACTCTATATGATATCGTAAGAAAATTACAAGACGGCAGTCAAGTAACTATTGAACAAAGCGATGACATAAATGTTTCAATTTCATCTGGAAAATCAAACTTTAATCTAGGATCTTTACCAAGTGATGACTTCCCTGTAATGTCAAATGAAGAAAGTGAATTTAACTTTTCTATCTCAGTTAGCGATTTCACAAAAATAATTGACAAAACAAAATTTGCTATATCTACAGAAGAAACAAGATATTATCTAAACGGTGTTTTCTTCCACGAAAAAGAAGGTAATTTAGTTGCTGTATCAACAGATGGCCATAGACTGGCTAAAGTAGAAATAGAAGCACCACAAGGTTCTGCAGGAATGCCTGGAGTTATTATTCCTAGAAAAACTATTTTAGAAATCAGAAAATTAGTTGATTCTTTTGACGGAGCTCTAAACATAAACCTATCTGAGAATAAAATTATTTTCACAATTGACTCTATCAAATTCACATCAAAATTGATAGACGGAACATTCCCTGACTATGAAAGAGTTATACCTAAAGGGAACGATAAAGTATTAACTTTAAATCCAAAAGAGTTCTCTACAACAGTTGACAGAGTATCAACAGTTGCTACAGATAAAACAAGTGCTGTTTCTCTTAAAATAAGTGAAAATCAAGTTAACATTTCTGTTAATGCTCCTGATTGCGGCTTTGCTAAAGATGAAATCGCAGCTACTTACTCTGGTGAAGAGCTAGAAATAGGCTTTAACTCTAGATATTTAATTGAAGTTGCTGCTCAAGTATCAGGAAAACAATGTGAATTCAATTTATCAGACTCTGCATCTCCTGCTTTAATTAAAGATTTAGAAGATGAAAAAGCAGTTTATGTTCTAATGCCTATGAGAACATAA